The proteins below come from a single Streptomyces sp. SCSIO 75703 genomic window:
- the pdxT gene encoding pyridoxal 5'-phosphate synthase glutaminase subunit PdxT, which produces MGETPVIGVLALQGDVREHLASLAAAGAAAREVRRPGELAAVDGLVLPGGESTTISRLAVLFGLMEPLRARVRAGMPVYGTCAGMILLADKILDPRSGQQTVGGIDMIVRRNAFGRQNESFEAAVDLRGVGGGPVSGVFIRAPWAESAGAGTEILAEHDGRVVAVRQGNALATSFHPELTGDHRVHRLFTAMVRANRTAESL; this is translated from the coding sequence GTGGGCGAGACGCCCGTCATCGGCGTCCTGGCCCTCCAGGGCGACGTACGGGAGCACCTGGCCTCCCTGGCCGCGGCGGGCGCCGCGGCCAGGGAGGTGCGGCGCCCCGGGGAACTGGCCGCCGTCGACGGCCTGGTGCTGCCCGGCGGCGAGTCGACCACCATCTCCCGGCTGGCCGTGCTCTTCGGCCTCATGGAGCCCCTGCGCGCCCGCGTGCGCGCGGGCATGCCGGTCTACGGGACCTGCGCGGGCATGATCCTGCTGGCCGACAAGATCCTCGACCCGCGTTCCGGGCAGCAGACGGTCGGCGGCATCGACATGATCGTGCGCCGCAACGCCTTCGGCCGGCAGAACGAGTCCTTCGAGGCCGCCGTCGACCTGCGCGGCGTCGGGGGCGGTCCGGTCTCGGGCGTCTTCATCCGCGCCCCCTGGGCCGAGTCCGCCGGGGCCGGCACCGAGATCCTCGCCGAGCACGACGGCCGCGTCGTCGCGGTCCGCCAGGGCAACGCGCTGGCCACCTCCTTCCACCCGGAACTCACCGGCGACCACCGCGTCCACCGCCTCTTCACCGCCATGGTGCGCGCAAACCGGACGGCCGAGTCCTTGTAG
- a CDS encoding glycosyltransferase family 4 protein yields the protein MRIGIVCPYSWDVPGGVQFHIRDLAEYFLRLGHEVSVLAPADDDTPLPPYVVSAGRAVPVPYNGSVARLNFGFLSAARVRRWLHEGAFDVIHIHEPTSPSLGLLTCWAAQGPIVATFHTSNPRSRAMIAAYAILQAALEKISARIAVSEYARRTLVEHLGGDAVVIPNGVDVDFFAKAEPRPEWQSEEARGLPAREAGGTIGFIGRIDEPRKGLPVLMRALPEIIAARPGARLLVAGRGDEKEAVASLPPELRPRVEFLGMVGDEDKARFLRSVDLYVAPNTGGESFGIILVEAMSAGAPVLASDLDAFAQVLDQGEAGELFPNEDAGALAAAAVRLLADPGRRAGLRDRGSAHVRRFDWSTVGADILSVYETVTAGAAAVAADDRATGLRARLGRARD from the coding sequence GTGAGGATCGGCATCGTCTGCCCGTACTCCTGGGACGTGCCGGGCGGCGTCCAGTTCCACATCCGGGACCTCGCCGAGTACTTCCTGCGCCTCGGCCACGAGGTGTCCGTGCTCGCCCCCGCCGACGACGACACCCCGCTGCCGCCCTACGTCGTCTCCGCCGGCCGCGCGGTGCCGGTGCCCTACAACGGCTCGGTGGCCCGGCTCAACTTCGGCTTCCTGTCGGCGGCCCGGGTGCGGCGCTGGCTGCACGAGGGCGCCTTCGACGTCATCCACATCCACGAGCCGACCTCGCCCTCGCTGGGCCTGCTGACCTGCTGGGCGGCGCAGGGCCCCATCGTGGCCACCTTCCACACGTCCAACCCGCGCTCCCGCGCGATGATCGCCGCGTACGCGATCCTCCAGGCCGCGCTGGAGAAGATCAGCGCCCGGATCGCCGTCAGCGAGTACGCGCGCCGCACCCTCGTCGAACACCTCGGCGGGGACGCCGTGGTGATCCCCAACGGCGTCGACGTCGACTTCTTCGCCAAGGCCGAGCCCCGCCCCGAGTGGCAGTCCGAGGAGGCGCGGGGCCTGCCGGCCCGGGAGGCCGGCGGCACGATCGGGTTCATAGGCCGCATCGACGAGCCCCGCAAGGGACTGCCGGTGCTCATGCGGGCCCTGCCCGAGATCATCGCCGCCCGGCCGGGTGCCCGGCTGCTGGTGGCCGGCCGCGGCGACGAGAAGGAGGCGGTCGCCTCCCTGCCGCCGGAACTGCGCCCCCGCGTCGAGTTCCTCGGCATGGTCGGCGACGAGGACAAGGCGCGCTTCCTGCGCAGCGTCGACCTGTACGTGGCGCCCAACACCGGCGGGGAGAGCTTCGGCATCATCCTCGTCGAGGCCATGTCGGCGGGCGCCCCGGTGCTCGCCTCCGACCTGGACGCCTTCGCGCAGGTCCTGGACCAGGGGGAGGCCGGCGAGCTGTTCCCCAACGAGGACGCCGGCGCGCTGGCCGCCGCGGCGGTACGGCTGCTGGCCGACCCGGGGCGGCGGGCCGGGCTGCGGGACCGGGGCAGCGCGCACGTGCGGCGCTTCGACTGGTCGACGGTGGGCGCGGACATCCTGTCCGTCTACGAGACGGTGACCGCGGGCGCGGCGGCGGTCGCGGCCGACGACCGGGCGACGGGTCTGCGCGCCCGCCTGGGACGGGCCCGGGACTGA
- the pdxS gene encoding pyridoxal 5'-phosphate synthase lyase subunit PdxS: MSDSFSDNQATETGTARVKRGMAEQLKGGVIMDVVTPEQAKIAEDAGAVAVMALERVPADIRKDGGVARMSDPDMIEGIIEAVSIPVMAKSRIGHFVEAQVLQSLGVDYIDESEVLTPADEVNHSDKWAFTTPFVCGATNLGEALRRIAEGAAMIRSKGEAGTGNVVEAVRHLRQIKNEIARLRGYDHNELYAAAKDLRAPYELVKETAALGRLPVVLFSAGGVATPADAALMRQLGAEGVFVGSGIFKSGDPAKRAAAIVKATTFHDDPKVIADASRDLGEAMVGINCDTLPETERYANRGW; encoded by the coding sequence GTGTCCGACTCGTTCTCCGACAACCAGGCCACCGAGACCGGCACCGCCCGCGTGAAGCGCGGCATGGCCGAACAGCTCAAGGGCGGCGTGATCATGGACGTCGTCACCCCGGAACAGGCGAAGATCGCCGAGGACGCCGGTGCCGTGGCCGTCATGGCCCTGGAGCGGGTCCCCGCCGACATCCGCAAGGACGGCGGCGTGGCCCGGATGTCCGACCCCGACATGATCGAGGGCATCATCGAGGCGGTCTCCATCCCCGTGATGGCCAAGTCCCGCATCGGCCACTTCGTCGAGGCCCAGGTCCTGCAGTCCCTCGGCGTCGACTACATCGACGAGTCCGAGGTGCTGACCCCGGCCGACGAGGTCAACCACTCCGACAAGTGGGCCTTCACCACCCCCTTCGTCTGCGGCGCCACCAACCTCGGCGAGGCCCTGCGCCGCATCGCCGAGGGCGCCGCGATGATCCGCTCCAAGGGCGAGGCCGGCACCGGCAACGTGGTCGAGGCCGTCCGCCACCTGCGCCAGATCAAGAACGAGATCGCCCGGCTGCGCGGCTACGACCACAACGAGCTGTACGCCGCCGCCAAGGACCTGCGCGCCCCCTACGAGCTGGTCAAGGAGACCGCCGCGCTCGGCCGTCTCCCGGTCGTGCTCTTCTCCGCGGGCGGCGTCGCCACCCCCGCCGACGCCGCGCTCATGCGCCAGCTCGGCGCCGAGGGCGTCTTCGTCGGCTCCGGCATCTTCAAGTCCGGCGACCCGGCCAAGCGCGCCGCCGCCATCGTCAAGGCGACCACCTTCCACGACGACCCGAAGGTCATCGCGGACGCCTCCCGCGACCTGGGCGAGGCCATGGTCGGCATCAACTGCGACACCCTCCCCGAGACCGAGCGCTACGCCAACCGGGGCTGGTAG